From Nitrospirota bacterium, the proteins below share one genomic window:
- the xerC gene encoding tyrosine recombinase XerC has product MEDAIRAFVTFLDAEQGASRETIRSYQADLRQFHAFLKNSGQANDDRRPGEIEAAMIRNYLAWLDRKGEKKSSLARKLATLRSFYRFLMREGVVTRSPAEDIRTPKQPKPLPRALTKEDADALMELPNAETLLARRDRAILETLYSTGARVSELVGMNVGDLHAAEGLVRLRGKGRKERIVPIGDVALEAIRDYHDALSRHASRITHHALEPVFRNSRGGRLTSRSVARIVTKYSRSLPGGRVSPHALRHSFATHLLDEGADLRAIQEMLGHASLNTTQKYTHLAPSQLMAVYDKAHPRARLQSPVQDKEDAGRS; this is encoded by the coding sequence ATGGAAGACGCGATCCGGGCTTTCGTGACGTTTCTTGACGCGGAGCAGGGAGCGTCCCGCGAGACCATTCGCAGCTATCAGGCCGACCTTCGCCAGTTCCATGCGTTTCTGAAAAATTCCGGACAGGCGAACGACGACCGCCGGCCCGGCGAGATCGAGGCGGCCATGATCCGGAACTATCTGGCGTGGCTGGACCGGAAAGGGGAGAAAAAAAGTTCGTTGGCGCGCAAGCTGGCGACGCTCCGGAGCTTCTATCGCTTCCTCATGAGGGAAGGGGTGGTCACGCGGAGCCCCGCCGAGGACATCAGAACGCCCAAACAGCCGAAGCCGCTCCCTCGCGCGCTGACGAAAGAGGACGCGGACGCTTTGATGGAACTGCCGAACGCCGAGACGCTGCTGGCGCGCCGCGACCGGGCCATACTCGAAACGCTGTACTCGACCGGCGCCCGCGTGAGCGAACTGGTCGGGATGAATGTGGGCGATCTTCACGCCGCCGAAGGATTGGTGCGACTGCGCGGCAAAGGCCGCAAGGAGCGGATCGTCCCGATCGGGGACGTGGCGCTGGAGGCCATCAGGGACTACCACGATGCGTTATCCCGTCACGCATCACGCATCACGCATCACGCCCTTGAGCCCGTCTTCCGGAACAGCCGCGGCGGCCGGCTCACGTCCCGGAGCGTCGCCCGCATCGTGACGAAATATTCCCGCAGCCTGCCGGGCGGACGGGTCAGCCCGCACGCGCTGCGCCATTCGTTTGCGACCCATCTGCTGGACGAAGGGGCGGACTTGCGCGCGATTCAGGAAATGTTGGGCCACGCGTCGCTCAATACGACCCAGAAATACACCCACCTGGCGCCGAGCCAACTCATGGCCGTGTACGACAAGGCTCATCCCCGGGCGAGGCTGCAATCCCCCGTTCAGGACAAGGAGGACGCCGGACGGTCATGA
- the hslU gene encoding ATP-dependent protease ATPase subunit HslU — protein sequence MMSDQQPALPNLNNLTPRQIVEELDRYVIGQRDAKRMVAIALRNRWRRQQLTPDLRDEVMPKNIIMIGPTGVGKTEIARRLAKLAQAPFLKVEASKFTEVGYVGRDVESIIRDLTELAVNMVKAKHLDDVQHKAERLGEERLLDLLLPPATPRPGFFEEIGRPDAAQPGAESYEATRSKLRLQLREGKLDHRTVELEVKDRALPIGVISNVGGLEELESGLREMLGGMFQGKKKKRLMKVPEALKHLTQEEAQKLIDMDEVVREAIAKVEQAGIVFLDEIDKIAGRERSVGPDVSREGVQRDLLPIVEGSTVNTKYGPVQTDHILFIAAGAFHVAKPSDLIPELQGRFPIRVELSPLTKEDFIRILTEPKGALVRQYQALLATEGLTLDFTKDGVEEVAATAVQVNDRTENIGARRLFTIMERLLEQVSFEGPEWPDKKVVIDAQYVKDRLRDIVKDQDLSRFIL from the coding sequence ATGATGTCGGACCAACAGCCGGCCCTGCCCAATCTCAACAACCTCACACCCAGGCAGATCGTCGAGGAATTGGACCGCTACGTGATCGGCCAGCGCGACGCGAAGCGCATGGTCGCCATCGCCCTGCGCAACCGCTGGCGGCGGCAGCAGTTGACGCCCGACCTGCGCGACGAAGTGATGCCGAAAAACATCATCATGATCGGCCCGACCGGCGTCGGCAAAACAGAGATCGCGCGCCGGCTCGCCAAGCTGGCTCAGGCGCCGTTCCTCAAAGTCGAGGCGTCGAAGTTTACCGAGGTCGGGTACGTCGGGCGGGACGTGGAGTCCATCATCCGGGACCTCACGGAGCTCGCCGTCAACATGGTCAAGGCGAAACATCTGGACGACGTGCAGCACAAGGCGGAGCGGCTCGGGGAGGAGCGGCTGCTCGATCTTTTGCTGCCCCCCGCCACGCCGCGTCCCGGCTTCTTCGAAGAGATAGGCCGGCCGGACGCCGCGCAACCGGGCGCGGAGTCGTACGAAGCCACTCGCTCGAAGCTGCGTCTCCAATTGCGGGAAGGCAAGCTCGATCACCGGACCGTCGAACTGGAAGTCAAGGACCGGGCGCTGCCGATCGGCGTCATCTCGAACGTCGGCGGGCTGGAGGAGCTGGAAAGCGGCCTGCGCGAGATGCTCGGGGGCATGTTCCAGGGCAAAAAGAAAAAGCGCTTGATGAAAGTGCCGGAGGCGCTGAAACATCTCACCCAGGAAGAAGCACAGAAGCTGATCGACATGGACGAAGTGGTGCGGGAGGCGATCGCCAAGGTCGAGCAGGCCGGCATCGTCTTCTTGGACGAGATCGACAAGATCGCCGGGCGCGAGCGGAGCGTCGGCCCCGATGTGTCGCGGGAGGGCGTGCAGCGCGACCTGCTGCCGATCGTCGAGGGTTCGACCGTGAATACGAAGTACGGCCCGGTCCAGACGGACCACATCCTGTTCATCGCCGCGGGCGCGTTCCACGTCGCCAAGCCCTCGGACCTGATTCCCGAATTGCAGGGCCGGTTCCCCATCCGGGTCGAGTTGAGCCCGCTGACCAAAGAGGACTTCATCCGGATCCTGACCGAACCGAAGGGCGCGCTGGTCCGGCAATACCAGGCGCTCCTCGCGACCGAAGGCCTCACGCTGGACTTCACGAAGGACGGAGTGGAGGAGGTCGCCGCGACGGCCGTGCAGGTGAACGACCGGACGGAAAACATCGGGGCCCGCCGCCTGTTCACGATCATGGAACGGCTGCTGGAACAGGTGTCGTTCGAAGGGCCCGAGTGGCCCGACAAGAAGGTCGTCATCGACGCGCAGTACGTCAAAGACCGCCTGCGCGACATCGTGAAGGATCAGGACCTGAGCCGGTTTATCCTTTGA
- a CDS encoding ABC transporter permease, with product MRAYWQEISALTMRWVRRLSREKFSMLFTLVQPMLFWLIFFGNLFQRAADTQVVQAPNYISFLAAGVVVMTVLNNGLAGGVDLLFDKENGFLERLMSTPIHRTSVILSRFLFVMGITSLQVLVILGVAYLFGVRPATGLLGVAVILLIGMLFGVGLTAISLGMAFSVKSHGDFFSVLGFLSLPMIFLSSALVPLSAMPAWMGFLARFNPMTWAIDAVRPLILSGWAEALPKVAMVLIVMAVFDALCLYGGARAFRKAMG from the coding sequence ATGCGAGCCTATTGGCAGGAAATCAGTGCGCTGACGATGCGCTGGGTGCGGCGGTTGAGCCGCGAGAAGTTCAGCATGTTGTTCACGCTCGTCCAACCCATGCTGTTCTGGCTCATCTTCTTCGGCAACCTCTTCCAGCGGGCGGCCGACACCCAGGTGGTGCAGGCGCCGAACTACATCAGTTTCCTCGCCGCCGGCGTGGTGGTGATGACGGTGTTGAACAACGGACTGGCCGGCGGCGTCGATCTGCTCTTCGACAAGGAGAACGGGTTCCTCGAACGGCTCATGTCCACGCCCATCCACCGGACTTCCGTGATCCTGAGCCGGTTCCTCTTCGTGATGGGGATCACGTCCCTGCAGGTCCTCGTGATCCTGGGCGTCGCGTATCTGTTCGGGGTCCGGCCGGCGACCGGTCTGCTCGGCGTGGCGGTCATTCTGCTGATCGGCATGTTGTTCGGGGTCGGACTGACGGCCATCTCGCTGGGAATGGCCTTCTCGGTGAAAAGTCACGGCGACTTCTTCTCCGTCCTGGGTTTTCTCTCGCTGCCGATGATTTTTCTGAGCTCCGCCCTCGTGCCTCTGTCGGCCATGCCCGCCTGGATGGGCTTCCTGGCGCGGTTCAATCCGATGACCTGGGCCATCGACGCGGTGCGCCCCCTGATCCTGTCCGGCTGGGCGGAGGCGCTGCCGAAGGTCGCGATGGTCCTTATCGTCATGGCGGTGTTCGACGCGCTGTGTTTGTACGGCGGCGCGCGCGCGTTCCGGAAGGCGATGGGATAG
- the hslV gene encoding ATP-dependent protease subunit HslV — MTIRSTTILCVRRDGNVAMGCDGQVTVGTTVMKHNAKKLRRMHHDHVLAGFAGATADAFTLFEKFEAKLEEYRGNLTRAAVELAKDWRTDRILRRLEALLAVADLDHSFVISGTGDVVEPEDGILAIGSGGPYALAAARALLGHSTLDARRIVEESMAIAGGIDIYTNQQILIEELKR; from the coding sequence ATGACGATTCGCTCCACCACGATCCTGTGCGTGAGACGGGACGGCAATGTCGCGATGGGCTGCGACGGCCAGGTGACCGTCGGCACCACCGTGATGAAGCACAATGCGAAAAAACTCCGGCGCATGCACCACGACCACGTCCTGGCCGGCTTTGCCGGAGCCACCGCCGACGCCTTTACGTTGTTCGAAAAGTTCGAGGCCAAGCTGGAAGAATATCGCGGGAACCTGACCAGGGCGGCCGTCGAGCTGGCGAAGGACTGGCGGACCGACCGGATCCTCCGGCGATTGGAAGCGCTGCTCGCCGTCGCCGACCTGGACCACTCGTTCGTGATCTCGGGCACCGGCGACGTGGTGGAGCCGGAAGACGGCATCCTGGCGATCGGGTCCGGCGGGCCCTATGCGCTGGCGGCCGCGCGCGCGTTGCTCGGCCATTCGACCTTGGACGCGCGCCGGATCGTCGAGGAATCCATGGCGATCGCCGGCGGCATCGACATCTACACCAACCAGCAGATCCTGATCGAAGAACTCAAACGGTGA
- the trmFO gene encoding methylenetetrahydrofolate--tRNA-(uracil(54)-C(5))-methyltransferase (FADH(2)-oxidizing) TrmFO → MREDIVIVGGGLAGSEAAWQAANRGARVTLYEMRPKEPTKAHKTGLLAELVCSNSLGSGDILSAPGILKEEMRRLNSLIVRVADEVRVPAGSALAVDRDLFARKVTEALEAHPDVRIIREEITAIPTDCVCIIATGPLTSDRLSQAIANLTHAKHLYFYDAISPIIDADSINMNVVFRASRYDKGGDDYLNCPMDEETYNTFYEALLAAEKVQPKDFEKIPYFEGCIPIEVMAERGRQTMQFGPLKPVGLEDPRTGARPYAVVQLRAENAHGTCYNMVGFQTKLTYPEQKRVFRMIPGLENAEFLRYGSLHRNTFINSPLLLRATLQLKARGTVFFAGQIVGVEGYTESAAMGGLAGINAARGLAGLPLVTPPATTAHGSLLSYITTCEPRHFQPINTNFGLFPPLPSRIRDKEQKRRLIGQRALEDLEAWKTRSGLS, encoded by the coding sequence ATGCGTGAAGACATCGTGATCGTGGGCGGCGGGCTCGCCGGCTCCGAAGCGGCCTGGCAAGCAGCCAACCGCGGAGCTCGGGTCACGCTCTACGAGATGCGGCCCAAGGAGCCCACGAAAGCCCATAAAACCGGGCTGCTCGCCGAGCTCGTCTGCTCCAACTCGCTGGGCTCCGGCGACATCCTGAGCGCGCCCGGCATCCTCAAGGAAGAAATGCGCCGGCTCAATTCGCTGATCGTCCGCGTCGCCGACGAAGTGCGGGTGCCGGCCGGCTCGGCGCTGGCGGTGGACCGGGACTTGTTCGCCCGGAAGGTCACGGAGGCGCTGGAAGCGCATCCCGACGTGCGGATCATTCGGGAGGAGATCACAGCCATCCCGACCGACTGCGTGTGCATCATCGCGACCGGACCGTTGACCTCAGACCGCCTGTCGCAGGCGATCGCCAACTTGACCCACGCCAAACATCTGTACTTTTACGACGCGATCTCGCCGATCATCGACGCCGACTCGATCAACATGAATGTGGTATTTCGGGCTTCGCGCTACGACAAAGGCGGAGACGATTACCTGAACTGTCCGATGGACGAGGAGACGTACAACACATTTTACGAAGCGCTGCTGGCGGCCGAAAAGGTCCAACCCAAGGACTTCGAGAAGATTCCCTATTTCGAAGGCTGCATTCCCATCGAGGTCATGGCGGAGCGGGGGCGCCAAACCATGCAGTTCGGTCCGCTCAAGCCGGTGGGCCTTGAAGATCCGCGGACCGGCGCGCGGCCGTACGCCGTCGTGCAGCTTCGGGCGGAAAACGCCCACGGGACGTGTTACAACATGGTCGGGTTTCAGACAAAGCTGACCTACCCGGAGCAGAAGCGGGTGTTCCGCATGATCCCCGGCTTGGAGAACGCGGAGTTCCTCCGCTACGGCAGCTTGCACCGGAATACGTTCATCAACTCGCCGCTGTTGCTCCGGGCGACGTTGCAACTCAAGGCGCGCGGCACGGTGTTCTTCGCGGGGCAGATCGTCGGCGTGGAGGGGTACACGGAGTCCGCGGCGATGGGCGGCCTGGCCGGCATCAACGCCGCCCGCGGCCTGGCCGGGCTCCCGCTGGTGACGCCGCCGGCGACGACGGCGCACGGCAGCCTGCTCTCATATATCACGACCTGCGAGCCGCGACATTTCCAACCGATCAACACCAATTTCGGTCTGTTCCCGCCTCTGCCGAGCAGGATCCGAGACAAGGAACAGAAACGGCGCCTCATCGGCCAACGCGCGCTAGAGGATCTCGAGGCATGGAAGACGCGATCCGGGCTTTCGTGA
- a CDS encoding LON peptidase substrate-binding domain-containing protein has product MQTDRERDHQGRDPREKAASFRIPERIPVFALPNVVFFPKTYLPLHIFEPRYRQMVADAAAGGQCIGMALLKEGWEANYYGDPPIFEMGCVGRLVSVQPLPDGRSNILLQGLERYEVRQEFHDKSYREAAIALKPRASKSSLDPAVRAYLIKVLGDYLHAHEDHPHWQNFFREDVNDDILVNTLSTHFDCTPLEKQFLLEADSLQQQARRLIDLIQFKVHEQDGAKGWG; this is encoded by the coding sequence ATGCAAACCGATCGAGAGCGCGATCATCAGGGCCGCGACCCGCGCGAAAAGGCGGCGTCGTTCCGGATTCCGGAACGCATCCCTGTGTTCGCGCTGCCCAACGTCGTCTTCTTTCCCAAGACCTACCTGCCGTTGCACATCTTCGAACCGCGCTATCGGCAAATGGTCGCCGACGCGGCCGCCGGAGGCCAGTGCATCGGGATGGCATTGCTCAAGGAAGGCTGGGAAGCGAATTATTACGGCGATCCTCCGATCTTCGAGATGGGGTGCGTCGGTCGTCTCGTCAGCGTCCAGCCCCTACCGGACGGCCGGTCGAACATCCTGCTGCAGGGTCTGGAACGGTACGAGGTGCGGCAGGAGTTCCACGATAAGAGTTATCGCGAAGCGGCGATTGCGCTGAAACCGCGGGCGTCGAAGTCGTCGCTCGATCCGGCGGTGCGGGCCTATCTGATCAAGGTGCTCGGGGACTATCTTCACGCCCACGAGGATCATCCCCATTGGCAGAACTTCTTCCGCGAGGACGTGAACGATGACATCCTCGTGAACACCCTCTCGACCCACTTCGACTGCACTCCACTCGAAAAACAATTTCTCCTCGAAGCGGACTCGCTTCAACAACAGGCTCGGCGGCTCATCGACCTGATCCAGTTCAAAGTACACGAGCAGGACGGAGCAAAGGGCTGGGGCTGA
- a CDS encoding lipocalin-like domain-containing protein: MRTRSRTATSLLVGALALGSVSQAARDGAATDGGFRLALPGYQYRFPQDHGSHDAFRTEWWYYTGHLTARNGRRFGFQLTFFRRGVAPERLSTEPSRWTIRHLYLAHFALSDLDNGRFSMAEKISRAGLGKAGADADRLRVWIDRWSVERLSGDPDRHRLRAAADGFAVDLTVTSLKPPVVHGTDGVSRKGDRRGQASHYYSLTRLATEGSVTVHGEQLAVAGTSWMDHEFGSADLGRDVVGWDWFSVQLSNNSELMVYRLRRADGSPDPASSGTLILADGRSQHLPGNSLRLEPLTYWTSPSSGARYPQRWRLSCTSPEFSLELTPSLADQELITRRSTQVTYWEGAVQATGTWRGAAVSGQGYVEMTGYAERVTHRL; the protein is encoded by the coding sequence ATGCGCACCCGATCCCGCACGGCGACGTCGTTGCTGGTTGGTGCACTGGCGCTGGGGTCTGTTTCTCAGGCCGCCCGCGACGGCGCCGCGACCGACGGCGGGTTCCGTCTCGCCCTTCCGGGCTATCAGTACCGCTTCCCGCAGGACCACGGATCGCACGACGCATTTCGGACGGAATGGTGGTATTACACCGGTCACCTCACCGCCCGGAACGGCCGCCGTTTCGGCTTTCAATTGACCTTCTTCCGGCGCGGCGTCGCGCCGGAGCGCCTCAGTACCGAGCCGTCCCGCTGGACGATCCGACACCTGTACCTGGCCCACTTTGCGCTCTCCGATCTGGACAACGGCCGGTTCTCTATGGCCGAGAAGATCAGCCGGGCCGGGTTGGGCAAAGCCGGCGCGGACGCCGACCGCCTCCGCGTGTGGATCGATCGGTGGAGCGTCGAACGGCTGTCCGGGGACCCCGATCGCCATCGCCTGCGCGCGGCCGCCGACGGATTCGCCGTGGATCTGACGGTCACCTCGCTCAAACCGCCGGTCGTGCACGGCACGGACGGCGTGAGCCGCAAAGGCGACCGTCGAGGACAGGCGTCCCATTATTACTCGCTCACGAGGCTGGCGACCGAAGGGAGCGTGACGGTGCACGGGGAGCAGCTCGCGGTCGCGGGCACGAGTTGGATGGATCATGAGTTCGGTTCCGCGGACCTTGGTCGCGACGTGGTCGGCTGGGATTGGTTCAGCGTCCAGCTCAGCAACAACTCCGAGCTCATGGTCTATCGCCTCCGACGCGCAGACGGCTCGCCCGATCCGGCTTCCAGCGGCACGCTGATTCTCGCCGACGGGCGCTCTCAGCACCTGCCCGGGAACAGTCTTCGTCTGGAGCCTCTCACCTACTGGACCAGTCCGTCGAGCGGCGCGCGCTACCCTCAACGCTGGCGGCTGTCCTGCACCTCGCCGGAGTTCTCGCTCGAGCTGACCCCGTCGCTCGCGGATCAGGAATTGATCACCCGCCGGAGCACCCAGGTGACCTACTGGGAAGGCGCCGTGCAGGCGACGGGGACATGGCGCGGGGCGGCGGTGTCGGGACAGGGCTATGTGGAGATGACCGGGTACGCCGAACGCGTCACGCACCGCCTGTAA
- the argB gene encoding acetylglutamate kinase gives MNKLIRKANILVEALPYIRTFAGKTIVIKYGGKAMTEDALKDRFALDVVLFKYVGLNPVIVHGGGPQINKMLDTLGLEARFRHGVRITDRATMDIVEMVLGGKINKEIVALINQHGGRAVGLTGKDGDLIHAKPLTMKAWAESIGTEHDGSPEEDFGLVGDIQSVNPRVIEKLQQENFIPVIAPIGTDRAGNTYNINADLVAGAVAGALKAEKLLVLTDVKGIRDAKGRHVSTLSRKDMQRMVKKGTIGEGMLPKVHACLMALDGGVRKAHIIDGRMPHAILLEVFTDKGIGTEIVA, from the coding sequence ATGAACAAACTCATCAGAAAAGCCAACATTCTCGTCGAGGCCCTGCCGTACATCCGCACGTTCGCCGGCAAGACCATCGTGATCAAGTACGGCGGCAAGGCCATGACGGAGGATGCGCTGAAGGATCGCTTTGCGCTGGACGTCGTCCTGTTCAAATACGTCGGCCTCAACCCGGTCATCGTGCACGGCGGCGGGCCGCAGATCAACAAGATGCTGGATACGCTGGGGCTGGAAGCCAGGTTCCGGCACGGCGTGCGGATCACCGACCGGGCGACGATGGACATCGTGGAGATGGTGTTGGGCGGCAAGATCAACAAGGAAATCGTCGCGCTCATCAATCAACACGGCGGGCGGGCCGTCGGGCTGACCGGCAAGGACGGCGATCTCATCCACGCGAAGCCCTTGACCATGAAAGCCTGGGCGGAAAGCATCGGGACGGAACACGACGGCTCGCCGGAGGAGGACTTCGGCCTGGTGGGGGACATCCAATCGGTCAATCCGCGCGTCATCGAAAAGCTCCAGCAGGAGAACTTCATCCCGGTCATCGCGCCGATCGGGACCGACCGCGCCGGCAACACGTACAACATCAACGCCGATCTGGTGGCCGGGGCAGTCGCCGGCGCGCTCAAAGCCGAAAAGCTGCTGGTACTGACCGACGTCAAGGGCATCCGCGACGCGAAAGGCCGGCACGTCTCCACCCTGTCGCGCAAAGATATGCAGCGGATGGTGAAGAAGGGCACGATCGGCGAGGGCATGTTGCCCAAAGTCCATGCCTGTCTGATGGCGCTCGACGGGGGTGTCCGCAAGGCGCACATCATCGACGGCCGCATGCCCCACGCGATCCTGCTCGAAGTGTTCACGGACAAAGGCATCGGGACGGAGATCGTGGCATGA
- a CDS encoding transglutaminase-like domain-containing protein, which produces MAIGESQIRALIRLLSDEDERIVKTISGKLIDLGPSAVPLLQEAEIEQPEMAERIARILEEIRGRRLEDELREWTAQPEDRIDLEAGAFLIARYAYPTLDVCTYTRQLDEMAGEVRDRIGPRASGEETVKTLNRYLFVEQGFRGNTRNYYEVDNSYLNRVLDRRTGIPISLSAVYLFIGKRLGLPVYGIGMPGHFLVKYESDRYKVFVDCFNGGALLTERNCARFLTEAGYGFDERYLQKSQPRAVLIRMLKNLLAIYSKLDDPVKKARLSRFVEIIGCDPAPPFTPSPTRDPSPSG; this is translated from the coding sequence ATGGCGATAGGCGAAAGCCAGATTCGGGCGCTGATCCGGCTGCTGTCCGACGAGGACGAACGGATCGTCAAGACGATCAGCGGCAAGCTGATCGATCTCGGGCCCTCCGCCGTGCCGCTGCTGCAGGAGGCCGAGATCGAACAGCCGGAGATGGCTGAGCGGATCGCGCGGATTCTGGAAGAGATCCGGGGCCGGCGGCTGGAAGACGAGTTGCGGGAGTGGACCGCGCAGCCCGAGGACCGGATCGACCTGGAGGCCGGCGCGTTCCTGATCGCGCGTTACGCCTACCCGACGCTGGATGTCTGCACCTATACCCGCCAGTTGGATGAGATGGCCGGGGAAGTGCGCGACCGCATCGGGCCTCGGGCCTCCGGCGAAGAGACCGTCAAGACGTTGAACCGCTATTTGTTCGTGGAGCAGGGATTCCGGGGCAACACCAGGAACTACTACGAGGTCGACAACAGTTATCTGAACCGCGTGCTGGATCGGCGGACGGGCATCCCCATCAGTCTCTCCGCCGTCTATTTGTTCATCGGCAAACGCCTGGGACTGCCGGTTTACGGCATCGGCATGCCGGGACACTTTCTCGTCAAGTACGAGTCGGACCGATACAAGGTGTTCGTGGACTGTTTCAACGGGGGCGCGCTGCTGACGGAACGGAACTGCGCGCGCTTTCTCACCGAAGCCGGATACGGGTTCGACGAACGGTATCTGCAGAAGAGTCAGCCGCGCGCCGTGCTGATCCGGATGCTCAAAAACCTGCTCGCGATCTACAGCAAGCTCGACGACCCGGTAAAGAAGGCCCGGCTGTCCCGCTTCGTGGAGATCATAGGGTGCGACCCGGCTCCTCCCTTCACACCGTCACCGACAAGAGATCCCTCCCCATCCGGATAG
- a CDS encoding M28 family peptidase, protein MSSHESLYAHLQALVGERHPQTSPAALLQAEHYLRDQFAALGYEVATHEFEALGGTYRNVIATRLPLTASARGGPPLILAAHFDTVMGSPGADDNASGVAVLLEVARRLRDLPLGRPVRFIAFNLEEEDLPAERQGLLGSLAYAAHLRATDQNILGAIVLECVGYARSEEGTQQVPPGVPIAVPSTGNFLGVIGNAASAALTASVEQAAKPHVPVVSLVVPGNGELLPDTRRSDHASFWHYGSPAVMLTDTANFRNPHYHQPTDTIETVNMEFLSKVASAVTASALELAGRPHS, encoded by the coding sequence ATGTCTTCTCACGAGAGTTTGTACGCCCACCTCCAGGCCCTCGTCGGCGAGCGCCATCCCCAGACCTCACCTGCCGCGTTGCTCCAAGCCGAACACTATCTCCGAGACCAATTCGCCGCGCTGGGTTACGAGGTCGCTACGCACGAGTTCGAGGCGCTCGGCGGGACGTATCGGAACGTGATCGCAACGCGCCTCCCACTGACTGCATCAGCCAGAGGCGGACCGCCGCTCATCCTCGCGGCCCACTTCGACACGGTGATGGGCTCGCCCGGCGCCGACGACAACGCCAGCGGGGTGGCGGTGCTGCTGGAAGTCGCGCGTCGGCTTCGCGACCTTCCGCTGGGTCGGCCTGTGCGATTCATCGCCTTCAATCTGGAAGAGGAAGACCTGCCTGCAGAAAGGCAAGGCCTGCTCGGTAGCCTGGCCTATGCCGCACATCTGCGAGCGACCGACCAGAACATTCTTGGCGCGATCGTCCTGGAATGTGTCGGCTATGCGCGCTCTGAGGAAGGAACGCAGCAGGTCCCGCCGGGCGTCCCGATCGCCGTGCCTTCAACGGGCAACTTCCTAGGCGTCATCGGCAACGCCGCCTCGGCGGCCCTCACCGCCTCTGTCGAACAGGCGGCAAAGCCGCACGTGCCGGTCGTGTCGCTGGTGGTCCCCGGCAACGGGGAACTCCTCCCCGACACCAGACGCAGCGACCACGCTTCCTTCTGGCACTACGGCTCCCCCGCCGTCATGCTCACCGACACGGCCAACTTCCGCAATCCCCACTACCACCAGCCGACGGATACCATCGAGACGGTGAACATGGAGTTCCTGAGCAAGGTCGCTTCGGCCGTCACTGCGTCGGCGTTAGAGCTTGCCGGTAGGCCACATTCATAA
- a CDS encoding ATP-binding cassette domain-containing protein, translating to MERAVTIEVSRLGKAYHDGVKAVEDLSFQVFQGEIFGLLGPNGAGKSTTLRILIGLLRPTSGSAVVLGHDVAREPEQVRRLIGYVPQERAIDRFLTGREHLDLLANLYHLPKDEARRRIDDLLRLVELERHADRVAKTYSGGMKRKLDIACGLLPDPKILFLDEPTLGLDVQSRLRIWDYVRGLRERGMTVVMTTNYLDEADQLCDRLAIIDAGRIKALGSPTELKVGLGGDIVSLTVKETDRIEPLAAALKGLPSIRAVSTTPRGLDIRVESPEKALPAILDAANRLNCGLEFIDYHRPRLDDVFVAHTGHAIREEFPGENEE from the coding sequence ATGGAACGGGCGGTCACCATCGAGGTGTCCCGGCTGGGCAAAGCCTATCATGATGGCGTGAAGGCCGTCGAGGACCTGTCCTTTCAGGTCTTTCAGGGCGAGATCTTCGGTCTGCTGGGCCCCAACGGCGCGGGAAAGAGCACCACGCTCCGGATTCTGATCGGCTTGCTGCGGCCGACGTCGGGGTCCGCCGTCGTGTTGGGCCACGACGTGGCGCGCGAACCGGAGCAGGTGCGCCGGCTCATCGGATATGTGCCGCAGGAACGGGCGATCGACCGATTCCTCACGGGGCGCGAACATCTGGACCTCCTCGCCAATCTGTACCATCTGCCCAAAGACGAAGCCCGGCGCCGGATCGACGATCTGCTGAGGCTGGTGGAACTGGAGCGGCACGCGGACCGGGTCGCCAAGACCTATTCCGGCGGGATGAAGCGGAAACTGGACATCGCCTGCGGGCTGCTGCCGGATCCGAAGATCCTTTTTCTGGACGAGCCTACGCTGGGCCTGGATGTGCAAAGCCGCCTGCGCATCTGGGACTACGTGCGCGGGCTCCGCGAGCGGGGCATGACCGTCGTGATGACGACCAACTATTTGGACGAAGCCGATCAGCTCTGCGACCGGCTGGCGATCATCGACGCCGGACGGATCAAGGCGCTGGGCTCGCCGACCGAACTGAAAGTCGGACTGGGCGGCGACATCGTCTCGCTGACGGTGAAGGAGACCGACCGGATCGAGCCGTTGGCCGCCGCCTTGAAAGGGTTGCCGTCCATCCGGGCCGTGAGCACGACGCCGAGGGGGCTCGATATCCGGGTGGAGTCTCCCGAGAAAGCCCTGCCGGCGATTCTCGACGCCGCGAATCGGCTGAACTGCGGTCTGGAGTTCATCGACTATCACCGTCCGCGGCTGGACGACGTGTTCGTCGCCCACACCGGCCACGCGATTCGGGAAGAATTCCCTGGGGAAAATGAGGAATGA